Proteins co-encoded in one Alphaproteobacteria bacterium genomic window:
- the fsa gene encoding fructose-6-phosphate aldolase, translating to MKFFVDTADINEIKDLAATGLLDGVTTNPSLVAKSGAKDFVTLIKDICAAVPGPVSAEVGATEYEPMLAEGLYLAKLAKNVAVKVPLTPAGLKVCKVLSEQGTMVNVTLCFSAAQALLAAKAGASFVSPFVGRLDDIGQDGMKLIEDICMIYRAYPAFKTEVLVASVRHPVHVVAAAKLGAHVATCPPNVIRQLFAHPLTDKGLAQFVADWQKCGQKILPENVKQLKASG from the coding sequence GTGAAGTTCTTTGTCGATACCGCTGATATCAATGAGATTAAGGATCTCGCTGCCACGGGGTTGCTGGATGGCGTAACGACCAACCCTTCGCTTGTCGCAAAAAGCGGCGCGAAGGATTTTGTGACCCTGATCAAGGATATCTGCGCCGCCGTGCCCGGCCCCGTGAGCGCCGAGGTTGGGGCTACCGAATATGAACCCATGCTGGCCGAAGGGCTTTATCTGGCCAAGCTGGCAAAGAATGTTGCGGTCAAGGTGCCGCTGACGCCTGCGGGACTGAAGGTGTGCAAGGTTTTGAGCGAGCAAGGCACGATGGTGAATGTTACGCTTTGTTTTTCGGCGGCACAGGCGCTGCTGGCGGCCAAGGCGGGCGCGAGCTTCGTTTCGCCCTTCGTCGGGCGGCTTGACGATATCGGGCAGGACGGCATGAAGCTGATCGAGGATATCTGTATGATCTACCGCGCTTATCCGGCATTCAAAACCGAGGTTCTGGTCGCGTCCGTGCGGCACCCGGTGCATGTGGTGGCAGCGGCCAAGCTTGGCGCGCATGTCGCCACCTGTCCCCCGAACGTGATCCGCCAGCTTTTCGCCCACCCGCTGACCGATAAGGGGTTGGCGCAGTTCGTGGCCGATTGGCAGAAGTGCGGCCAGAAGATTTTGCCCGAAAACGTGAAACAACTGAAGGCCAGTGGCTAG
- a CDS encoding primosomal protein N', which translates to MLPLPATLSVLLPLSPKDMRRQAFDYLPPAGPVQQPSAGALVEVPFGKKLMQGVVLGEGTGDVLPAKLRRIEAVLPLPPLPPGQLKFIDWVAKYTLSSPGAILRMLFAGAALPASPAPVTLYARAGAVPAARMTAARQKVWDSLAGERKLTAPALREASGAAQSVIAGMAKTGLLKTIQQAVDAAPAQPDADHDAPQLTAQQQIAADALAADVREKRHTITLLDGVTGAGKTEVYCEAIAACLRAGRQALVLMPEIALTTAMLGRFTDRFGAPPVEWHSALTEKQRRDNWWAIFNGKAPLVVGARSALFLPYRDLGLIVVDEEHDQSYKQEEGVIYNARDMAVVRGKQENFPVVLSSATPSLETWLNARAGKYAHQRLPDRYGGAAMPAIELIDIRKHKLPSQSWLSPPLVDRLRQTIAAGKQAMLFLNRRGYAPLTLCRACGYRLQCPNCSAWLVQHRHSDRLQCHHCGHHAVLPKHCPSCEAEGRFAACGPGVERVAEEVANLLPEARFAVMASDVINSPKDIRAVIARMEKGELDLLIGTQIMAKGYHFPGLAVVGVIDADLGLAGGDPRAAERTFQLLQQVAGRSGRAETPGIALVQTAQPEHPVMQALKENDRDKFLLAEQTEREAYRLPPFTRLAAFIISCPDARGADSFASMLARTAPQLPGLSVLGPAPAPISLLRGKHRRRLLLRCAQGTNIQGLIRDWLGNLKIPANIKLQVDIDPYSFM; encoded by the coding sequence ATGCTGCCTCTCCCTGCCACCCTTAGTGTATTGTTGCCGCTTTCCCCAAAAGACATGCGGCGGCAAGCCTTTGATTACCTGCCCCCCGCCGGCCCTGTCCAGCAGCCCTCCGCGGGTGCGCTGGTTGAGGTCCCGTTCGGCAAAAAACTGATGCAGGGTGTGGTTCTGGGCGAAGGCACGGGGGATGTGCTCCCGGCGAAGCTAAGACGTATCGAGGCGGTTTTGCCACTACCGCCGTTGCCGCCGGGACAGCTCAAATTCATTGATTGGGTCGCCAAATACACCCTCTCTTCGCCGGGCGCGATCCTGCGCATGCTGTTCGCGGGCGCGGCGTTACCCGCTTCGCCCGCACCCGTCACGCTTTATGCCCGCGCGGGTGCCGTGCCGGCGGCGCGCATGACGGCGGCGCGGCAAAAGGTGTGGGATTCGCTGGCAGGCGAACGCAAGCTAACGGCCCCGGCCCTGCGCGAAGCCAGCGGCGCGGCACAAAGCGTGATTGCGGGTATGGCAAAAACTGGCCTGTTGAAAACCATACAGCAAGCGGTTGATGCCGCCCCGGCGCAGCCGGATGCAGATCACGACGCGCCGCAACTGACCGCACAACAACAAATCGCGGCCGATGCGCTGGCCGCCGATGTGCGCGAAAAACGGCACACCATTACGCTGCTTGATGGCGTGACGGGCGCGGGTAAAACCGAGGTTTATTGCGAAGCCATCGCCGCCTGTCTGCGTGCCGGGCGGCAGGCGCTTGTGCTGATGCCGGAAATCGCGCTCACGACCGCGATGCTCGGCCGTTTCACGGACCGCTTCGGCGCGCCGCCGGTGGAATGGCATTCCGCGCTAACCGAAAAACAGCGGCGCGATAACTGGTGGGCCATTTTCAACGGCAAGGCGCCGCTGGTTGTAGGCGCGCGCTCGGCCCTGTTCCTGCCCTACCGCGATCTTGGCCTGATCGTTGTGGATGAAGAACACGACCAATCATACAAGCAGGAAGAAGGCGTTATCTATAACGCGCGCGATATGGCCGTGGTACGCGGCAAGCAGGAAAATTTTCCCGTCGTTCTGTCATCCGCCACGCCGTCGCTCGAAACCTGGCTCAATGCGCGCGCAGGCAAGTACGCGCATCAACGGCTGCCCGATCGATACGGCGGCGCTGCCATGCCCGCGATCGAGCTGATCGACATACGCAAACACAAACTGCCCTCGCAAAGCTGGCTCAGCCCGCCGCTGGTGGACCGGTTGCGGCAAACCATAGCCGCGGGCAAACAAGCGATGCTGTTCCTCAACCGCCGCGGTTACGCGCCGCTTACACTGTGCCGCGCCTGCGGGTACCGGCTGCAATGCCCCAACTGTTCGGCATGGCTCGTACAGCATCGCCATTCCGACCGGCTGCAATGCCACCATTGCGGCCACCACGCCGTATTGCCGAAACATTGCCCGTCCTGCGAAGCCGAAGGGCGGTTCGCCGCCTGCGGCCCCGGGGTTGAGCGCGTGGCCGAAGAAGTCGCGAACCTGCTGCCCGAAGCACGTTTCGCCGTGATGGCAAGCGATGTGATAAACAGCCCGAAGGATATCCGCGCGGTTATTGCCCGCATGGAAAAAGGCGAACTTGATTTGCTGATCGGCACGCAAATTATGGCCAAGGGCTACCACTTCCCCGGCCTCGCGGTCGTTGGCGTTATTGATGCCGATCTCGGTCTTGCGGGCGGCGATCCGCGCGCGGCGGAACGCACCTTCCAGCTTCTGCAGCAGGTCGCGGGGCGCAGCGGGCGGGCGGAAACACCGGGCATCGCACTTGTGCAGACCGCGCAGCCCGAACATCCGGTGATGCAAGCGCTCAAGGAAAACGACCGCGATAAATTCCTGCTTGCCGAACAAACGGAGCGTGAAGCCTACCGCCTGCCGCCCTTTACCCGGCTCGCGGCCTTTATCATATCCTGCCCCGATGCGCGCGGCGCCGACAGCTTCGCCTCCATGCTTGCACGCACGGC